In Salminus brasiliensis chromosome 24, fSalBra1.hap2, whole genome shotgun sequence, one genomic interval encodes:
- the patl1 gene encoding protein PAT1 homolog 1, with the protein MFRFQSFDDDCTLEEEEEGLVEEEDEIDQFNDDTFGAGAIDDDWQEEHARLAELDGLLGADDASSASAPPLPSKSAGLPSSFPPSSSSSVPPPGLGEKAGADLAESLTRLILGSDPAIAGVGAAEPDRSGLTSAPPNRALPPSLGGMPTSLLSYQQQQHLLHRGATSLQQINSHSIWENSMGFGPVSVAPGLVTHMEDSPLMSIIKDVGLPKRTPQGSREEGRDLSERVPPPRSSSPVIGSPPVRAVPIGTPPKQPMGHVLNQQIHHPTAVHVRAPVQHRYPHPFPERLSPNTLLNIANSPLCRPPFPVLSQIQRAQLLNSQVGPFPRGPGPAPPMLAGGGGGFRPFFGQPPPRVGPHAPHAPPPNHAPLRHNTTHLHPQHRRMLTQRMQSRGDRGGGRVGGGDRRSRDPYSNLMTQKEKDWVARIQMMQLQSTDPYLDDYYYQNYYEKMEKRPERDRDSSRKEHTTKLITPQVAKLEHTYRPVQFAGSLGKLTVSSVNNPRKMIDAVVTTRSDDEEKREKQVWNKRRQILYTVEKMYSLLLEVQDFEKKFLQTPEEQRETLLEQHKTHTLQLYNSLREKEWDDRVSDEQCLMIMSVRKGKRLVSRLLPFLPPPQAATVVMAIARNLPALAKKDKQDQVLCWLVEPVAVVIQSMSSSDLTDLLQELQGSEGQFPRVLQNKFGVTLLYLILSEGERMQSSDPNCQLMDDNRWTELVFSVTRELLKVPSSSLSPPLFTPPNLLSLFSRYVDRQRLELLQEKLQITALSR; encoded by the exons ATGTTCCGTTTTCAG TCCTTTGATGATGACTGTactctggaggaggaggaggagggcctGGTAGAGGAGGAAGATGAAATTGATCAGTTTAATGATGACACTTTCGGTGCCGGGGCAATTG ACGATGACTGGCAGGAGGAGCATGCCCGGCTGGCAGAGCTGGATGGGCTGCTGGGAGCAGATGATGCCTCATCTGCCTCTGCCCCTCCACTTCCTTCGAAGAGTGCAGGCCTCCCCTCCTCGTTCCCTCCATCCTCGTCTTCCTCAGTTCCTCCTCCTGGTTTGGGGGAAAAGGCTGGCGCCGACCTGGCGGAGTCTCTGACCCGCCTCATCCTGGGTTCCGATCCTGCCATCGCCGGAGTGGGTGCTGCTGAGCCAGATAGATCTGGCCTTACATCTGCGCCTCCTAATCGGGCACTGCCCCCATCATTGGGTGGCATGCCCACCTCTTTGCTTAGCTACCAGCAACAGCAGCATCTGCTGCATAGAGGGGCAACATCGCTGCAGCAG ATAAACTCTCACAGTATTTGGGAGAACAGTATGGGCTTTGGTCCTGTTAGTGTTGCTCCTGGACTTGTCACTCACATGGAG GACTCTCCATTGATGTCAATCATCAAAGATGTGGGGCTTCCCAAACGGACACCTCAAGGTAGCAGGGAAGAGGGTCGGGACTTATCTGAAAGGGTACCGCCTCCACGTTCCTCTTCACCTGTAATTGGAAGTCCACCTGTAAGGGCAGTACCTATTGGAACCCCTCCAAAACAACCTATGGGCCATGTGCTGAATCAGCAA ATCCACCATCCCACTGCTGTGCATGTGAGAGCTCCTGTGCAGCACCGTTATCCCCATCCCTTCCCTGAGCGCCTCTCCCCCAACACCCTCCTCAACATTGCT AACTCTCCACTGTGTCGTCCTCCGTTCCCTGTCCTGTCTCAAATACAGAGGGCTCAGTTGCTCAACTCTCAG GTTGGTCCTTTCCCAAGAGGTCCTGGTCCGGCTCCCCCAATGTTGGCTGGCGGGGGTGGGGGTTTCAGGCCGTTTTTTGGGCAGCCTCCTCCTAGAGTGGGACCCCATGCACCTCACGCTCCTCCTCCTAACCATGCCCCGCTTCGGCACAACACCACACACCTTCATCCTCAGCACCGCAGGATGCTCACCCAGAGGATGCAGAGCAGAgg TGATCGAGGTGGCGGTAGAGTGGGAGGAGGGGACAGGAGAAGTAGGGACCCCTATAGTAATCTAATGACTCAGAAGGAGAAGGACTGGGTAGCCCGCATTCAGATGATGCAGCTCCAGAGCACAGACCCCTATCTGGATGACTACTACTACCAG AATTATTATGAGAAGATGGAAAAGCGTCCTGAGCGGGACAGAGATAGCAGCAGGAAGGAGCACACCACCAAACTCATTACGCCTCAGGTGGCCAAGCTGGAGCACACCTATCGACCAG TCCAGTTTGCAGGTTCTCTAGGTAAACTAACGGTCTCCAGCGTAAACAACCCCAGGAAGATGATAGACGCTGTGGTAACAACTCGTAGTGATGATGAG GAGAAGAGGGAGAAGCAGGTGTGGAACAAAAGACGGCAGATCCTTTACACTGTGGAAAAG ATGTACAGTCTGTTGCTGGAGGTGCAGGACTTTGAGAAGAAGTTTCTGCAGACcccagaggagcagagagaaacTCTTCTGGAGCAGCACAAGACCCACACACTGCAGCTCTACAATTCACTCAGAGAAAAAGAGTGGGATGACCG AGTGAGTGATGAGCAGTGTCTGATGATCATGTCGGTGCGTAAGGGGAAACGCCTTGTCTCGAGGCTTTTGCCTTTCCTCCCTCCACCACAAGCTGCTACCGTCGTCATGGCGATTGCCCGTAACCTTCCAGCCTTGGCCAAGAAGGACAAGCAAGACCAG GTCCTTTGCTGGCTGGTGGAGCCGGTTGCAGTTGTAATCCAGTCCATGTCCAGCTCAGATCTCACTGACCTATTGCAAGAGCTGCAGGGAAGCGAGGGCCAATTTCCACGAGTGCTGCAAAACAAG TTTGGCGTGACGCTACTTTATCTGATTCTGAGCGAGGGCGAAAGAATGCAGAGCTCTGATCCCAACTGTCAACTCATGGATGACAATCGATG GACGGAGTTGGTGTTCTCAGTGACTAGGGAGCTTCTGAAGGTCCCTTCTTCCTCCCTCTCGCCTCCTCTTTTTACCCCTCCCAAcctcctctccctcttctcCCGTTATGTGGACAGGCAGAGACTCGAGTTGTTGCAGGAGAAGCTACA GATCACTGCCTTGTCCAGGTAG